In Clostridium sp. DL-VIII, the following proteins share a genomic window:
- a CDS encoding FAD-dependent protein, with translation MAIRINNINLGLDDELEVLEKKVCKRLNISNGNINKISIIKRSVDARKKNDIKFNYSVDVFCEKEKKILSKIHDKDIKLEEVKEIETIKSGTQKLNFRPVVVGFGPAGIFAALTLARQGYRPIVYERGEDVDKRTETVEKFWSTGELNLESNVQFGEGGAGTFSDGKLTTRIKDHRCVFVLDELIKAGAPVEIKYESKAHVGTDLLKGVVKNIREEIKNLGGEVNFNSKLERITYENGKLESIIVNGKEISCEALVLAIGHSSRDTYEMLYREKVSMDAKAFAIGVRIEHPQELINISQYGESHNHPKLQAADYRLTYQSERLGRGIYSFCMCPGGVVVAAASEEGRLVSNGMSYHARDLKNANSALVVTVSPEDFEGNSPLRGMEFQRYYENLAFKLGGGNYKAPVQLVGDFMKDRVSTGLGQVVPSYTAGYEFRELKNCLPDYVVEALKEGIANFDKKIKGYANEDAVLTGIETRTSAPVRLNRNEKLESINVCGLYPTGEGAGFAGGIISAAVDGIKVAEHIIQKFDVL, from the coding sequence TTGGCTATAAGGATAAATAATATAAATTTAGGTTTAGACGATGAATTAGAAGTTCTAGAAAAGAAGGTTTGTAAAAGGTTAAATATATCTAATGGAAATATTAATAAAATAAGTATAATAAAAAGAAGCGTAGATGCAAGGAAAAAAAATGATATAAAATTTAATTATAGTGTTGATGTATTCTGCGAAAAAGAAAAAAAGATATTATCTAAAATTCATGATAAAGATATAAAACTTGAAGAAGTAAAGGAAATAGAAACTATAAAGTCAGGAACACAAAAACTTAATTTTAGGCCAGTAGTAGTAGGGTTTGGGCCAGCAGGAATTTTTGCTGCATTAACTTTAGCAAGACAGGGATATAGGCCAATTGTGTATGAACGTGGGGAAGATGTGGATAAAAGAACAGAGACTGTGGAAAAGTTTTGGAGTACTGGAGAACTTAATCTCGAATCTAATGTTCAATTTGGGGAAGGTGGAGCGGGTACATTCTCAGACGGAAAGCTTACCACAAGAATTAAAGATCATAGATGTGTATTTGTACTTGATGAATTGATAAAGGCAGGAGCACCAGTAGAAATTAAGTATGAGAGCAAAGCTCATGTAGGGACTGATCTATTAAAAGGTGTAGTTAAGAATATAAGAGAAGAAATTAAAAATCTTGGAGGCGAGGTTAATTTCAATTCCAAGTTAGAGAGAATAACATATGAGAATGGTAAATTAGAAAGCATAATAGTTAATGGAAAAGAAATTTCATGTGAAGCATTAGTGCTTGCAATAGGTCACAGTTCAAGAGATACATATGAAATGTTATATAGAGAAAAAGTTTCAATGGATGCAAAAGCATTTGCAATAGGAGTAAGAATTGAACATCCTCAGGAATTGATAAATATTAGTCAATATGGAGAGAGTCACAATCATCCGAAATTACAAGCTGCTGATTATAGGCTGACTTACCAAAGTGAGAGATTAGGAAGAGGAATATATTCATTCTGCATGTGCCCAGGCGGAGTAGTGGTTGCGGCAGCTTCAGAGGAAGGTAGGCTTGTATCAAATGGTATGAGTTATCATGCAAGAGACTTAAAAAATGCTAATTCAGCATTAGTAGTAACAGTTTCACCAGAGGATTTTGAAGGAAATTCCCCTCTTAGAGGAATGGAATTTCAAAGATATTATGAAAATTTAGCATTTAAGTTAGGTGGTGGAAATTATAAGGCACCGGTGCAGCTAGTAGGGGACTTTATGAAAGACAGGGTATCAACGGGGTTAGGCCAGGTTGTACCGAGCTATACTGCGGGATATGAATTTAGAGAGTTAAAGAATTGCTTGCCAGATTATGTTGTGGAAGCACTTAAAGAAGGAATTGCAAATTTTGACAAGAAAATAAAGGGTTATGCTAATGAAGATGCAGTTTTAACAGGTATAGAGACTAGAACATCAGCACCAGTTAGGCTCAATAGAAATGAAAAACTTGAAAGCATAAATGTATGTGGGCTTTATCCAACGGGCGAAGGTGCTGGATTTGCAGGAGGAATAATTTCAGCAGCTGTAGATGGTATAAAGGTTGCTGAACATATAATTCAAAAATTCGATGTATTGTAA
- the ptb gene encoding phosphate butyryltransferase, which produces MSKNFDDLLSRLKEVPIKKVAVAVAQDEPVLEAIKEATENNIAEAILVGDKQQIHEIAKKIDLDLSDYEIMDIKDPKKATLEAVKLVSSGHADMLMKGLVDTATFLRSVLNKEVGLRTGKLMSHVAVFDIEGWDKLLFLTDAAFNTYPELKDKAGMINNAVVVAHSCGIEIPNVAVVCPVEVVNENMSSTVDAALLAKMSDRGQFKGCVVDGPFALDNAISEEAAHHKGVKGEVAGKADILLLPNIETANVMYKTLTYFAKSRNGGLLVGTSAPVILTSRADSFETKVNSIALAALVAAKNK; this is translated from the coding sequence ATGAGCAAAAATTTTGACGATTTACTATCACGACTAAAGGAAGTTCCAATCAAAAAAGTTGCTGTAGCAGTGGCACAAGATGAGCCGGTTTTAGAAGCTATTAAAGAGGCTACAGAAAATAATATAGCAGAGGCGATATTAGTTGGAGATAAGCAACAAATACACGAAATTGCTAAAAAGATAGACTTAGATTTATCAGACTATGAAATAATGGATATTAAAGATCCAAAGAAAGCTACATTAGAAGCAGTAAAGTTAGTTTCAAGTGGGCATGCAGATATGCTTATGAAGGGATTAGTGGATACGGCTACATTTTTAAGAAGCGTATTAAATAAAGAAGTAGGACTTAGAACAGGAAAATTAATGTCGCATGTTGCAGTTTTTGATATAGAAGGATGGGATAAATTATTATTCTTAACTGATGCAGCATTTAACACATACCCAGAACTTAAGGATAAAGCAGGTATGATAAATAATGCAGTAGTAGTTGCACATTCATGTGGAATAGAAATTCCTAATGTAGCAGTTGTATGTCCAGTTGAAGTTGTAAATGAAAATATGTCATCAACAGTTGATGCTGCATTATTAGCAAAAATGAGTGACAGAGGACAATTTAAAGGATGCGTTGTTGACGGACCTTTTGCATTAGATAATGCTATATCAGAAGAAGCAGCTCACCATAAAGGTGTTAAAGGTGAAGTTGCAGGTAAAGCAGACATACTATTATTACCAAATATTGAAACAGCAAATGTAATGTATAAAACACTAACATATTTCGCTAAATCAAGAAATGGTGGACTTCTAGTAGGTACTTCTGCACCAGTTATTTTAACCTCAAGAGCAGATTCTTTTGAAACAAAAGTTAATTCAATAGCTCTAGCAGCATTAGTTGCAGCAAAAAATAAGTAA
- the buk gene encoding butyrate kinase: MSYKLLIINPGSTSTKIGVYENEKELFEETLRHTNEEIKRYETIYDQFGFRKEVILNVLKEKNFDIRTLSAVVGRGGMLKPVEGGTYAVNDAMVEDLKVGVQGPHASNLGGIIAKSIGDELNIPSYIVDPVVTDELADVARLSGVPELPRKSKFHALNQKAVAKRYGKETGKGYENLNLVVVHMGGGVSVGAHKHGRVVDVNNALDGDGPFSPERAGSVPIGDLIKMCFSGKYSEAEVYGKTVGKGGFVGYLNTNDVKGVIDKMEAGDKECEKIYKAFVYQISKAIGEMSVVLEGKVDQIIFTGGIAYSPTLVPDLKAKVEWIAPVTVYPGEDELLALAQGAIRVLDGEEQAKIY, from the coding sequence ATGTCATATAAGCTGTTAATAATTAATCCGGGTTCAACATCAACAAAGATTGGTGTTTATGAAAATGAAAAGGAACTATTTGAGGAAACATTAAGACACACAAATGAGGAAATAAAGAGATATGAAACAATATATGATCAATTTGGATTTAGAAAAGAGGTTATTTTAAATGTTCTTAAGGAGAAAAACTTTGATATAAGAACTTTAAGTGCTGTTGTTGGCAGAGGAGGAATGCTTAAACCTGTAGAAGGCGGAACTTATGCTGTTAATGATGCAATGGTAGAAGATTTAAAGGTTGGAGTTCAAGGACCTCATGCTTCAAATCTTGGTGGAATAATTGCTAAGTCAATAGGAGATGAATTAAACATACCTTCCTATATAGTAGATCCAGTTGTTACAGATGAGTTAGCTGATGTAGCAAGATTATCAGGAGTACCAGAGCTTCCAAGAAAGAGTAAATTCCATGCGTTAAACCAAAAAGCAGTAGCTAAAAGATATGGCAAGGAAACTGGAAAAGGATATGAAAATCTAAATTTAGTTGTTGTACATATGGGCGGTGGAGTTTCAGTTGGGGCTCATAAGCATGGTAGAGTTGTTGATGTCAACAATGCTCTAGATGGAGATGGCCCATTTTCACCAGAGAGAGCTGGATCAGTTCCAATCGGTGATTTAATCAAAATGTGTTTTAGTGGAAAATATAGTGAAGCAGAAGTATATGGCAAGACAGTTGGAAAAGGCGGATTTGTCGGATACTTAAATACAAATGATGTAAAAGGTGTTATAGATAAAATGGAAGCCGGAGATAAAGAATGCGAGAAAATTTACAAAGCATTCGTTTATCAAATTTCAAAAGCAATAGGAGAAATGTCAGTAGTATTAGAGGGGAAAGTAGATCAAATTATCTTTACAGGAGGAATAGCATATTCGCCAACTCTTGTACCAGATCTTAAAGCAAAGGTTGAATGGATTGCGCCAGTAACAGTTTACCCAGGTGAAGATGAGTTATTAGCATTAGCTCAAGGCGCTATAAGGGTACTTGATGGAGAAGAACAAGCTAAAATTTATTAA
- a CDS encoding HD domain-containing protein, whose protein sequence is MERFNCILNDEKYIHYLKKNKKLEKGRKFCKHNLKHFLDVARIAHLINLEESLGFEREIIYTTAILHDIGKSFQYEDGIPHEMASWEIAKTILEDYKFNDEEIELIKQGILGHRNKKSKGFSLLIYRADKLSRQCITCKALTECNWSDEKKNLKIYY, encoded by the coding sequence ATGGAGAGATTCAACTGTATTTTAAATGATGAAAAATATATACACTATTTAAAGAAAAATAAAAAGCTTGAGAAGGGTAGAAAGTTTTGCAAGCATAATCTAAAACATTTCTTAGATGTAGCAAGAATTGCACATTTGATAAATTTGGAGGAAAGTCTGGGTTTTGAAAGAGAAATTATATATACAACTGCAATTTTACATGATATAGGAAAATCATTTCAATATGAAGATGGAATTCCACATGAAATGGCTTCGTGGGAAATTGCAAAAACAATTTTAGAGGATTATAAATTTAATGATGAAGAAATTGAATTGATAAAGCAAGGAATATTAGGACATAGAAATAAGAAGAGTAAAGGATTTTCTTTGCTTATATATAGAGCAGATAAACTTTCAAGACAGTGTATTACATGTAAGGCATTAACTGAATGTAATTGGAGCGATGAAAAAAAGAATTTGAAGATATACTATTAG
- the folP gene encoding dihydropteroate synthase: MKIGNKEFKISERTYIMGILNFTPDSFSDGGKFNDIDAAIVHVKQMIENGADIIDIGGESTRPNHTPVEEDEEISRVIPIIKAIRENFDIPISIDTYKAKVAEKAIEAGANLINDVWGFKKEKDIAKVAAKYNVPCCLMHNRENKDYKNLMDDILEDLKESIKIAKDAGVKDENIILDPGIGFAKTYEQNLETMNNLERLKELGYPILLGTSRKSMIGIALDLPVEQRVEGTVATTVIGIMKDACDFVRVHDVLENSRAAKMTDAIIRRN, translated from the coding sequence ATGAAAATAGGAAATAAGGAATTTAAAATTAGTGAAAGAACATATATTATGGGAATTTTAAATTTTACACCGGATTCTTTTTCTGATGGTGGAAAATTTAATGATATAGATGCAGCTATAGTGCATGTTAAACAGATGATAGAAAATGGTGCCGACATAATAGATATAGGAGGAGAATCCACAAGGCCCAATCACACACCAGTAGAAGAAGATGAAGAAATAAGCAGGGTTATTCCTATAATAAAGGCTATAAGAGAAAATTTCGATATTCCTATATCTATAGATACATATAAAGCAAAGGTGGCTGAAAAAGCTATAGAAGCAGGAGCTAATCTTATTAATGATGTATGGGGATTTAAGAAAGAAAAAGATATAGCAAAAGTTGCAGCTAAATATAATGTTCCTTGCTGTTTAATGCATAACAGAGAAAATAAGGATTACAAAAATTTAATGGACGATATACTAGAAGATTTGAAAGAAAGTATAAAAATAGCTAAGGATGCAGGGGTAAAAGATGAAAATATAATCTTAGATCCAGGAATAGGTTTTGCAAAGACTTATGAGCAAAATTTAGAAACTATGAATAATTTAGAGCGGCTTAAAGAATTGGGATATCCAATACTTCTTGGAACATCAAGAAAGTCTATGATAGGTATTGCATTGGACCTACCGGTAGAGCAAAGAGTAGAAGGAACAGTTGCGACAACTGTAATTGGAATAATGAAAGACGCCTGTGATTTTGTAAGAGTTCACGATGTGTTAGAAAATTCAAGGGCAGCAAAGATGACTGATGCAATAATAAGGCGAAATTAA
- the folK gene encoding 2-amino-4-hydroxy-6-hydroxymethyldihydropteridine diphosphokinase, which produces MDKMYIKDLELFAFHGVFEEEKRLGQKFILSLEIDLDLKSAGKTGDLLKSVHYGELCDKIEEEFKRDSHELIETAALNLADFILSEYKVIYGVKVFLKKPWAPIKKHLDTVEIMIERKRHKAYIGLGSNIGDKENYLKEAINRICAEKNVEIKKQSSFIVTKPWGYLDQEDFLNAVVEIETILEAEELMDLLLEIELEFDRKREIKWGPRTIDLDIIMYDELISSNEKVILPHPRMHEREFVLKPLNEIAPYLMHPVLNKRIFTLLEELSSNN; this is translated from the coding sequence ATGGATAAAATGTATATAAAGGACTTAGAATTATTTGCTTTTCATGGAGTTTTTGAAGAAGAGAAAAGACTGGGACAGAAATTTATACTATCGTTAGAGATAGATTTAGATTTAAAATCCGCAGGAAAAACTGGGGATTTGCTTAAATCAGTCCATTATGGTGAATTATGCGACAAAATTGAAGAAGAATTTAAGAGGGATAGCCATGAACTTATAGAAACTGCAGCTTTAAATTTAGCAGATTTTATTCTGAGTGAATATAAGGTAATATATGGTGTTAAAGTATTTTTAAAAAAGCCGTGGGCGCCAATAAAAAAACATTTAGATACTGTGGAAATAATGATTGAAAGAAAAAGACATAAGGCATATATAGGACTGGGATCTAATATTGGAGATAAAGAGAATTATTTAAAAGAAGCAATTAATAGGATATGTGCAGAAAAAAATGTTGAAATTAAAAAACAATCGTCATTTATAGTAACAAAACCATGGGGATATTTAGATCAAGAAGATTTCTTAAATGCAGTGGTGGAGATAGAAACAATACTTGAAGCCGAAGAACTTATGGATTTATTGCTTGAAATTGAGTTGGAGTTTGATAGAAAAAGAGAAATAAAGTGGGGGCCTAGAACCATTGATTTAGACATTATTATGTATGATGAATTAATATCTTCTAATGAAAAGGTAATTCTTCCTCATCCTAGAATGCATGAGAGAGAATTTGTATTAAAGCCGCTAAATGAAATAGCACCATATCTTATGCATCCTGTACTTAATAAAAGAATATTTACATTGCTAGAAGAATTAAGTTCAAATAACTAA
- a CDS encoding AIM24 family protein — protein sequence MRSSLKFTNKLSMLSEMEGESKFQILEYENLDGATDVQTAFGINVIRQSGVKLKQIRIIINESSVKLEPGTLSYMKGDIDIRSKSGGLIGFGKKIISSKLTGETAFKPVYSGSGEIFLEPSFDHFALIELEDDEIIVSDDMFCACEESIEINATMQKTFSAALLGSDGLYQTRLEGYGIVALRVPVPESEIFKCVLINDTLRVDGNFAILRTGNIEFSIEKSSKSLIGTAVSGEGLVSVYRGTGEVWLVPTKNIYKDLRLKEANLENKFSSEVIEEDE from the coding sequence ATGAGGAGTTCACTGAAATTTACAAATAAGTTAAGTATGTTATCAGAAATGGAGGGGGAATCTAAATTTCAAATATTAGAATATGAGAATTTAGACGGGGCTACAGATGTTCAAACTGCCTTTGGAATTAATGTGATTAGACAAAGTGGAGTCAAACTAAAGCAAATAAGAATAATAATAAATGAAAGTTCAGTAAAACTAGAGCCGGGTACTTTGAGTTATATGAAGGGTGATATAGACATAAGAAGTAAATCAGGTGGACTTATAGGATTTGGGAAAAAAATAATATCAAGCAAGTTAACTGGAGAGACTGCATTCAAGCCAGTATATAGTGGGAGTGGAGAAATATTTTTAGAGCCATCTTTTGATCATTTTGCACTTATAGAACTAGAAGATGATGAAATAATAGTAAGTGATGATATGTTCTGTGCATGCGAAGAGAGCATAGAGATTAATGCAACAATGCAAAAAACTTTTTCAGCAGCCCTTTTAGGAAGTGACGGCTTATATCAAACAAGACTAGAAGGATATGGAATAGTTGCACTTAGGGTTCCAGTTCCAGAAAGTGAAATATTTAAATGCGTATTAATTAATGATACATTAAGAGTAGATGGAAATTTTGCGATTTTAAGGACTGGAAATATTGAGTTTTCAATAGAGAAATCATCAAAATCCCTTATTGGAACTGCCGTCAGTGGAGAAGGACTAGTTAGCGTGTACAGAGGTACAGGTGAAGTTTGGCTGGTACCAACCAAAAATATATATAAAGATTTAAGATTGAAAGAAGCAAACTTAGAAAATAAGTTTTCGTCTGAAGTTATTGAAGAAGATGAATAA
- a CDS encoding YerC/YecD family TrpR-related protein, which produces MSSLESKIKSKELDLFFKGILELKDIDECYKFFEDVATINEVKALAQRLHVAELLKAKKTYSEIAEITGASTATISRVNRCLNYGSDGYKMVLERLESGKID; this is translated from the coding sequence GTGAGTTCTTTAGAATCCAAAATTAAAAGCAAGGAATTAGATTTATTTTTTAAAGGAATTTTAGAATTGAAAGATATAGATGAATGTTATAAGTTTTTTGAAGATGTGGCAACTATAAATGAAGTTAAGGCATTGGCGCAAAGATTACATGTAGCTGAATTACTTAAGGCTAAAAAAACTTATTCGGAAATAGCAGAAATTACTGGTGCTAGTACAGCCACTATTAGTAGAGTAAATAGGTGCTTAAATTATGGTAGTGATGGTTATAAAATGGTACTAGAAAGATTAGAAAGTGGAAAAATAGACTAA
- the glmM gene encoding phosphoglucosamine mutase, giving the protein MGRMFGTDGVRGVANTELTARTAYNLGRAGAYVLTEAAHKPKILVAKDTRISGDMLESALIAGILSVGAEAVVLGVVPTPAVAYLTRKYGADAGVMISASHNPVEYNGIKFFDDKGYKLSDDLEDEIQRVIESDFEGVPSPVGIDLGRETIEVSALDDYIEFAKETIPYNLKGLKIALDCANGASYKSSVKAFRELGADVFVINDNPDGTNINENCGSTHPEELMDYVVKKKCDLGFAFDGDADRCLAVDENGNLINGDFILMLCAKYLKELGKLKDDTLVVTVMSNLGLDIACKREGINLAKTCVGDRYVLEEMVKNRYVLGGEQSGHVIFLDYNSTGDGLVTALQIASIVKKKEKPLSELCSIMKELPQVLANATIPNDKKDLYLTDDEIQGEIKKIEDALNGVGRVLIRPSGTEPLVRVMLEGEDQAEIDKMAHSLANLIEKKYN; this is encoded by the coding sequence ATGGGTAGAATGTTTGGAACTGATGGCGTTAGAGGAGTTGCAAATACAGAATTAACAGCAAGAACTGCATATAACCTTGGAAGAGCAGGGGCATATGTTTTAACAGAAGCAGCTCATAAGCCTAAGATATTAGTTGCAAAAGATACAAGAATATCTGGAGATATGTTGGAATCAGCATTAATAGCGGGAATATTATCAGTTGGAGCCGAGGCGGTAGTGCTTGGAGTAGTACCAACACCAGCTGTTGCATATTTAACAAGAAAATATGGAGCTGATGCAGGTGTTATGATTTCTGCATCACATAATCCAGTAGAATATAATGGCATAAAATTCTTTGATGATAAAGGATACAAGCTTTCAGACGATTTAGAGGATGAGATTCAAAGAGTTATTGAAAGTGATTTTGAAGGTGTACCAAGTCCAGTTGGAATAGATCTTGGAAGAGAGACAATTGAAGTATCCGCTTTAGATGATTATATAGAATTTGCTAAGGAAACTATACCTTATAATTTAAAGGGATTAAAAATAGCTTTAGACTGTGCAAATGGAGCTTCATATAAATCATCAGTAAAGGCATTTAGAGAATTAGGTGCAGATGTATTTGTAATAAACGATAATCCGGATGGAACAAACATAAATGAAAATTGTGGATCAACACATCCAGAAGAACTAATGGATTATGTAGTTAAAAAGAAATGTGATTTAGGATTCGCATTTGATGGCGATGCAGATAGATGTTTGGCTGTTGATGAAAATGGTAATTTAATAAATGGTGATTTTATATTAATGTTATGTGCTAAGTATTTAAAAGAACTTGGAAAGCTAAAAGATGATACTTTAGTAGTAACTGTAATGAGTAATCTTGGATTAGACATTGCATGTAAAAGAGAAGGGATAAATCTTGCGAAAACTTGTGTTGGAGATAGATACGTCTTAGAAGAAATGGTTAAAAACAGATATGTTCTAGGTGGAGAACAATCAGGACATGTTATATTCTTAGACTATAATTCAACAGGTGATGGTTTAGTTACAGCGCTTCAAATTGCAAGTATAGTTAAGAAGAAAGAAAAGCCTTTATCAGAGCTATGTTCAATAATGAAAGAATTACCACAAGTATTAGCAAATGCGACAATACCAAATGATAAGAAAGACCTATATTTAACAGATGATGAAATACAAGGTGAAATAAAGAAAATAGAAGATGCTTTAAATGGTGTTGGAAGAGTTCTTATAAGACCATCTGGAACAGAACCATTAGTTAGAGTAATGCTTGAAGGTGAAGATCAAGCAGAAATAGATAAAATGGCTCATAGTTTAGCAAATTTAATTGAAAAGAAATACAATTAA